A genomic region of Sciurus carolinensis chromosome 7, mSciCar1.2, whole genome shotgun sequence contains the following coding sequences:
- the LOC124989475 gene encoding histone H2B type 1-A-like, whose product MPGLAPRSAATSKKDCKKAASRSQTKEGGGESARDATQSAGCDAGVSSEAGNSVNMFVKDIFERIAGEASRLARYSKRSTITSREIHTAMRLLLPCELAKHAGPEDTKAASKYASAKRA is encoded by the coding sequence ATGCCCGGGCTTGCGCCAAGGAGTGCCGCCACTTCCAAGAAGGATTGTAAGAAAGCGGCTTCCAGAAGTCAGACGAAGGAAGGCGGCGGGGAAAGCGCAAGAGATGCCACCCAGAGTGCTGGTTGCGATGCCGGTGTCTCTTCTGAGGCGGGGAACAGCGTGAATATGTTCGTCAAAGACATCTTCGAGCGCATCGCGGGCGAGGCGTCGCGCCTGGCGCGCTACAGCAAGCGATCGACCATCACGTCCCGTGAGATCCACACGGCCATGCGCCTGCTGCTGCCTTGTGAGCTGGCCAAGCACGCAGGGCCCGAGGACACCAAGGCCGCCTCCAAGTACGCCAGCGCCAAGCGAGCTTGA